The following are from one region of the Actinoplanes sp. L3-i22 genome:
- a CDS encoding DivIVA domain-containing protein produces MPLTPADIHNVAFKKPPIGKRGYDEEEVDAFLDEVEQELIRLLEENNSLRGQAQRGGGGGGGGNPAATMVITNEFADLQGQLERLQEARARAEQNARNMQQQLERARSAVPSGALATVGDDDRNARVLMMAQRTADEHMRDAQREVEALMEQARGKADQLTAEAQMKASTIESDARRNHAEAMDSLVEKRAQLIDEIDKLGQLASGYQQALTNHVTQQLMDLTNGPDTAE; encoded by the coding sequence ATGCCGCTCACCCCAGCTGATATCCACAACGTGGCCTTCAAGAAGCCGCCGATCGGCAAGCGGGGGTACGACGAGGAAGAGGTCGACGCCTTCCTCGACGAGGTCGAGCAGGAGCTGATCCGCCTGCTCGAGGAGAACAACTCGCTCCGGGGCCAGGCGCAGCGCGGCGGCGGTGGCGGTGGCGGCGGAAACCCGGCCGCGACCATGGTGATCACCAATGAGTTCGCCGACCTGCAGGGTCAGCTCGAGCGTCTGCAGGAGGCCCGCGCCCGGGCCGAGCAGAACGCCCGCAACATGCAGCAGCAGCTGGAGCGGGCCCGCAGCGCCGTCCCGTCCGGCGCGCTGGCGACGGTCGGCGACGACGACCGCAACGCCCGGGTGCTGATGATGGCCCAGCGCACCGCCGACGAGCACATGCGCGACGCGCAGCGCGAGGTCGAGGCGCTGATGGAGCAGGCCCGCGGCAAGGCCGACCAGCTCACCGCCGAGGCCCAGATGAAGGCGAGCACGATCGAGAGCGACGCGCGCCGCAACCACGCCGAGGCGATGGACAGCCTGGTGGAGAAGCGGGCCCAGCTGATCGACGAGATCGACAAGCTGGGGCAGCTCGCGTCGGGCTACCAGCAGGCGCTCACCAACCACGTGACGCAGCAGCTCATGGACCTGACGAACGGTCCCGACACCGCCGAGTGA
- a CDS encoding metallophosphoesterase family protein, with product MTPFSSNRPTNVDEYTEWNTRELAKESISRRTALKAVMAGAGGFAAAQFKLADAAFAAGGGTAGTAGVVVSGRHLSFVPGRDGMPQAAMAVTAQLVSKTGSLPRGLRAFVEVGTAPGHYGSRAEAEIEHLVGQYAIPGGPIGSQFYLKAKLTGLRSDTVYHYRVRLSDGTVSGDAHFTTAPDEHFSLRVPKPFTFTAFGDVGTNNAPVDPKYAWGQDPAAVTAANGAWPKAVFDNNYYSATDPVAGTGGTDPTPAVTQTNLMASQHPVFTLLAGDICYADPSGTGLPADDSGALTTGAAAGTNLYNPYVWDVFFNQIESQAAFTPWMFATGNHDMEPLYGNTAFLGDSGSHGYGGHIKRLDLPANGPKTCPSVYRFIYGNVGVISVDANDLSAEIQTNTGYSKGAQVKWLDETLKAWRTDPELAGRVDFIVAFFHHCAYSTTNNHASDGAVRSALDPLFTKYQVDLVVQGHNHLLERTDPIKNGRRSKGAPDGSTIHPATDGVTYITAGSGGRPRYPFRPAPSAAAPAPTGIEPEGAQLLPEGQRYRGYTPPGGANVTENNTENIVNSYYWSAAGTAVNASGYPAGTKVPETVDWSQVRYDDYAFIAVDVVPARRGQRTTFTIRTLADALPGSGQPYTEIDRITLARTAGLSRIHTLHEH from the coding sequence GTGACGCCTTTCTCAAGCAATCGTCCGACCAACGTGGACGAGTACACGGAATGGAACACCCGGGAGCTCGCCAAGGAGTCGATCAGCCGCCGCACGGCGCTGAAGGCGGTCATGGCCGGCGCCGGCGGTTTCGCGGCAGCCCAGTTCAAGCTCGCCGACGCGGCCTTCGCGGCCGGTGGCGGCACCGCCGGCACGGCCGGCGTGGTGGTCTCCGGCCGCCACCTCTCGTTCGTCCCCGGCCGGGACGGCATGCCGCAGGCCGCGATGGCGGTCACCGCACAGCTGGTCAGCAAGACCGGCAGCCTGCCGCGCGGCCTGCGCGCCTTCGTCGAGGTCGGCACCGCGCCCGGCCACTACGGCTCCCGGGCCGAGGCCGAGATCGAGCACCTGGTCGGCCAGTACGCGATCCCCGGCGGCCCGATCGGCAGCCAGTTCTACCTCAAGGCGAAGCTCACCGGCCTGCGCTCGGACACCGTCTACCACTACCGGGTCCGGCTCTCCGACGGCACCGTCTCCGGCGACGCGCACTTCACCACCGCCCCGGACGAGCACTTCTCGCTGCGGGTGCCCAAGCCGTTCACGTTCACCGCGTTCGGCGACGTCGGCACCAACAACGCGCCGGTCGACCCGAAGTACGCCTGGGGTCAGGACCCGGCCGCGGTCACCGCCGCGAACGGCGCCTGGCCCAAGGCCGTCTTCGACAACAACTACTACAGCGCCACCGACCCGGTCGCCGGCACCGGCGGCACCGACCCGACGCCGGCCGTCACCCAGACCAACCTGATGGCCTCCCAGCACCCGGTCTTCACCCTGCTGGCCGGGGACATCTGCTACGCCGACCCGTCCGGGACCGGGCTGCCGGCCGACGACTCCGGCGCGCTCACCACGGGCGCGGCCGCGGGGACGAACCTGTACAACCCGTACGTCTGGGATGTGTTCTTCAATCAGATCGAGTCGCAGGCGGCGTTCACCCCGTGGATGTTCGCCACCGGCAACCACGACATGGAGCCGCTCTACGGGAACACGGCGTTCCTCGGCGACAGCGGGTCACACGGCTACGGCGGCCACATCAAGCGCCTGGACCTGCCGGCCAACGGGCCGAAGACCTGCCCGTCGGTGTACCGCTTCATCTACGGCAACGTCGGGGTGATCTCGGTCGACGCCAACGACCTGTCCGCGGAGATCCAGACGAACACCGGTTACTCCAAGGGCGCCCAGGTCAAGTGGCTGGACGAGACGCTCAAGGCGTGGCGGACCGACCCCGAGCTGGCCGGCCGGGTCGACTTCATCGTGGCGTTCTTCCACCACTGCGCGTACTCGACCACCAACAACCACGCCTCCGACGGCGCGGTGCGCTCGGCGCTCGACCCGCTGTTCACCAAGTACCAGGTCGACCTGGTCGTGCAGGGCCACAACCACCTGCTCGAACGTACCGACCCGATCAAGAACGGGCGCCGCTCGAAGGGCGCGCCGGACGGCTCCACGATCCACCCGGCGACCGACGGGGTCACGTACATCACCGCCGGCTCGGGCGGGCGGCCGCGCTACCCGTTCCGGCCCGCACCGAGCGCCGCCGCGCCCGCCCCGACCGGGATCGAGCCGGAGGGCGCGCAGCTGCTGCCCGAGGGCCAGCGGTACCGCGGGTACACCCCGCCGGGCGGCGCCAACGTCACCGAGAACAACACCGAGAACATCGTGAACAGCTACTACTGGTCGGCGGCGGGCACCGCGGTCAACGCCTCCGGCTACCCGGCGGGCACCAAGGTTCCGGAGACCGTGGACTGGTCCCAGGTCCGCTACGACGACTACGCGTTCATCGCCGTCGACGTCGTGCCGGCCCGGCGCGGGCAGCGGACCACGTTCACCATCCGGACGCTGGCGGATGCTCTGCCGGGCAGCGGGCAGCCGTACACCGAGATCGACCGGATCACGCTGGCCCGCACGGCCGGCCTCAGCCGCATCCACACCCTGCACGAGCACTGA
- a CDS encoding RICIN domain-containing protein — MRILLAALLSASSLVAPAPAVENVKITPDPSYQGAAWQGWGTSLAWMSEATGGYPDEIRNRLVDLVFGADGLNLNIARFNIGGGNAPTVQPYLRPGGAVPGFWTTDQQYTPADKDWWNPADDADWNWDADPNQRWWVDQIKDKVTHWEAFSNSPPYFQTVSGYVSGGFSATTDQIRADKTDEFAQYLTRVTEHLEQAHGITFDSIEPLNEPNTNYWGTTLGANGRPTGGRQEGAHAGPASQAAVIAALNRVWDGTIAAPDETNPGTMVTDFYDWTAEARAAVDRLNVHTYGTGQRTSVRDIAKAEQKPLWMSEVEGSWGHDYTSMDSGLGMAQRIVDDIRELEPSAWVLWQPIEDARNMQAEGNLQWGEIHVPFDCTAADTLATCPIKTNTKYDTIRNFTHYVKPGDHFVKVSDSRSLAAVSDTGATVVHVNPATTAESVTLDLSKFASIRRGATVTPVVTSADGKLVPGSPVRVAGTTATLSVPAQSVTTFLVSGVSGAAGPHLVPGHPYRLQGVASGKSLAPGLTIRTSSATATDQLWTFEPVGDAYRITNAGTGQTLDSLWRVSTTGDGTYTLINVDARRLLDVNGGSTADGATVGLYQPTSGGNQRWTAIDESIGALRTAETYTVPGRTPTLPATVTDGKHSLPVVWNLPAEKAWRKPGLVTVRGTATDVLGTTHRATAEVTVDVFTSTEPGRAKTFPGGQPALPATVVAVGKHGGRADVPVTWEAATYPATGVVTVRGTVPDLGLPAAVRVQVTTPVDSPLTGGVSVAATYTEPGYATAGLTNGDTTDKAWSNWKSADRNATDTLTATLPAGTSPSGLTVHFYKDNSSGGGLAQSVQAGVPDASGACVVSGPVVPVGVDSPLAVDVPVPDGAGSTVCVVLTAVPNGYLTVAELQVSAKAPGVGTDATAAGIEVDGRAIRGFDPAVTTYRITTKHPEHAVITATTADPYATVTVARTGTTRVVTVTAEDGVTQVRYRIQLR; from the coding sequence ATGAGGATCCTGCTCGCCGCTCTACTGAGCGCTTCTTCGCTGGTCGCCCCGGCGCCGGCTGTTGAAAATGTCAAGATCACCCCCGACCCCTCCTATCAGGGCGCCGCCTGGCAGGGCTGGGGCACCAGCCTGGCCTGGATGTCCGAGGCCACCGGCGGCTACCCCGACGAGATCCGCAACCGCCTGGTCGATCTGGTCTTCGGGGCCGACGGGCTGAACCTGAACATCGCCCGCTTCAACATCGGCGGCGGGAACGCGCCGACCGTCCAGCCCTACCTGCGGCCGGGCGGCGCGGTGCCCGGCTTCTGGACGACCGATCAGCAGTACACGCCGGCCGACAAGGACTGGTGGAACCCGGCCGACGACGCGGACTGGAACTGGGACGCCGACCCGAATCAGCGCTGGTGGGTCGACCAGATCAAGGACAAGGTGACGCACTGGGAGGCGTTCAGCAACTCGCCGCCGTACTTCCAGACCGTCAGCGGCTACGTCAGCGGCGGCTTCAGCGCGACCACCGACCAGATCCGCGCCGACAAGACCGACGAGTTCGCGCAGTACCTGACCCGGGTCACCGAGCACCTGGAACAGGCCCACGGCATCACCTTCGACTCCATCGAGCCGCTCAACGAACCCAACACCAACTACTGGGGTACGACGCTGGGCGCGAACGGCCGGCCCACCGGCGGCCGCCAGGAGGGCGCCCACGCCGGCCCCGCCTCGCAGGCCGCGGTCATCGCCGCGCTGAACCGCGTCTGGGACGGAACCATCGCCGCCCCGGACGAGACCAACCCGGGCACCATGGTCACCGACTTCTACGACTGGACCGCCGAGGCCCGGGCGGCCGTCGACCGGCTGAACGTGCACACCTACGGCACCGGGCAGCGGACCAGCGTCCGGGACATCGCCAAGGCCGAGCAGAAGCCGCTCTGGATGAGCGAGGTCGAGGGCAGCTGGGGTCACGACTACACGAGCATGGACTCGGGGCTCGGCATGGCCCAGCGCATCGTCGACGACATCCGCGAGCTGGAGCCGTCGGCCTGGGTCCTCTGGCAGCCGATCGAGGACGCCAGGAACATGCAGGCCGAGGGCAACCTGCAGTGGGGTGAGATCCACGTGCCGTTCGACTGCACCGCGGCGGACACCCTGGCCACCTGCCCGATCAAGACCAACACGAAGTACGACACGATCCGGAACTTCACCCACTACGTGAAGCCCGGCGACCACTTCGTGAAGGTCTCCGATTCCCGCAGCCTGGCCGCGGTCAGCGACACCGGCGCGACCGTCGTGCACGTCAACCCGGCGACGACCGCCGAGTCGGTCACCCTGGATCTGTCGAAGTTCGCGTCGATCCGCCGCGGCGCCACCGTCACACCGGTGGTGACCAGCGCGGACGGCAAGCTCGTGCCGGGCTCGCCGGTCCGCGTGGCCGGCACGACGGCCACCCTCTCCGTCCCGGCCCAGTCGGTGACCACGTTCCTGGTCAGCGGCGTCTCCGGGGCGGCCGGGCCGCACCTCGTGCCCGGGCACCCCTACCGGTTGCAGGGCGTGGCCAGCGGGAAGTCGCTCGCGCCCGGCCTGACCATCCGCACCTCGTCCGCGACCGCCACCGACCAGTTGTGGACGTTCGAGCCGGTCGGTGACGCCTACCGGATCACCAACGCCGGAACCGGGCAGACCCTCGACTCCCTGTGGCGGGTCTCCACCACCGGCGACGGGACCTACACGCTGATCAACGTCGACGCGCGCCGGCTGCTGGACGTGAACGGCGGCTCGACCGCGGACGGCGCGACCGTCGGGCTCTATCAGCCGACCTCGGGCGGCAACCAGCGCTGGACGGCCATCGACGAGAGCATCGGCGCTCTCCGGACCGCCGAGACCTACACCGTGCCGGGCCGGACGCCGACCCTGCCGGCGACCGTCACCGACGGAAAACACTCGCTGCCGGTCGTCTGGAACCTGCCCGCCGAGAAGGCGTGGCGTAAGCCAGGCCTGGTCACGGTGCGCGGGACGGCCACCGACGTGCTCGGGACGACGCACCGCGCGACGGCCGAGGTGACCGTCGACGTCTTCACCTCGACCGAGCCCGGCCGGGCCAAGACGTTCCCCGGCGGGCAGCCGGCGCTGCCCGCGACGGTGGTCGCGGTCGGTAAGCACGGCGGCCGGGCCGACGTGCCCGTGACCTGGGAAGCCGCCACCTACCCGGCGACCGGAGTGGTCACGGTCCGCGGCACGGTTCCCGATCTCGGGCTTCCCGCCGCGGTGCGCGTCCAGGTCACCACCCCGGTCGACAGCCCGCTGACCGGCGGCGTCTCGGTCGCCGCGACCTACACCGAGCCCGGCTACGCCACGGCCGGGCTGACCAACGGCGACACCACCGACAAGGCCTGGTCGAACTGGAAGTCGGCGGACCGCAACGCCACGGACACGCTCACCGCGACGCTGCCCGCCGGGACCTCGCCGTCCGGCCTCACCGTGCACTTCTACAAGGACAACTCGTCCGGCGGCGGGCTGGCGCAGAGCGTTCAGGCCGGCGTGCCCGACGCGAGCGGCGCCTGCGTGGTGTCCGGGCCGGTGGTCCCGGTCGGTGTCGACAGTCCGCTCGCGGTGGACGTGCCGGTGCCGGACGGCGCGGGATCGACAGTGTGTGTGGTGCTCACGGCCGTGCCGAACGGGTATCTGACCGTGGCTGAGCTGCAGGTCTCGGCGAAGGCGCCGGGCGTGGGCACGGACGCGACGGCGGCCGGGATCGAGGTCGACGGGCGGGCGATTCGTGGCTTCGATCCGGCGGTCACGACGTACCGAATCACAACGAAGCATCCGGAACATGCGGTGATCACCGCGACCACGGCGGACCCCTATGCGACCGTGACCGTCGCGCGGACCGGGACCACCCGGGTGGTGACCGTGACCGCCGAGGACGGCGTCACCCAGGTCCGCTACCGGATCCAGCTGCGCTAG
- a CDS encoding low temperature requirement protein A translates to MTEREQLDREDEEERELVRPPDVNRDANRSATRLELFFDLAFVLFVGRCADVLASDETLTGGFRFVAILVAGWWAWASATLYANRFDTDDAIFRLLTLAGMAGVIVMAASAEQAIGAHALWFAAGYALLRVVLVLGYLRVWRTLPEARAGIRPYLWGHAAGAVCWTVSLAVPGPGRYALWAIGVVLDLLGPTLAARVPDAPPLHMEHLPDRFGLFVILVLGESVAATVVGLRDGHWAAEVVLAAICGFLAAAALWWSYFDLSGGAAKRRLVQEGDGGTHQGVHDFYVYAHLPVAVSLAAVAVGLEHAILHGAEEHLPLGTRAVLGAGLAGYLLSAAVIQGVLSRRWRAVLLWPGLGVPLVLAVSLLPGLSPVAMVALCATVLIGGVITGVVQHRAGEIRVAKV, encoded by the coding sequence ATGACGGAGCGGGAACAGCTGGACCGGGAGGACGAGGAAGAACGCGAACTGGTCCGCCCACCCGACGTCAACCGCGACGCGAACCGCTCCGCGACCCGGCTCGAGCTCTTCTTCGACCTGGCCTTCGTACTGTTCGTCGGCCGCTGCGCGGACGTGCTGGCCTCGGACGAGACGCTCACCGGCGGCTTCCGGTTCGTGGCGATCCTGGTGGCCGGGTGGTGGGCGTGGGCCAGCGCCACGCTCTACGCCAACCGGTTCGACACCGACGACGCGATCTTCCGGCTGCTCACGCTCGCCGGGATGGCCGGGGTGATCGTGATGGCCGCGTCGGCGGAGCAGGCGATCGGGGCGCACGCGCTGTGGTTCGCCGCCGGGTACGCGCTGCTGCGGGTGGTGCTGGTGCTCGGCTACCTGCGGGTGTGGCGGACCCTGCCGGAGGCGCGGGCCGGGATCCGGCCGTACCTCTGGGGGCACGCCGCAGGCGCGGTGTGCTGGACCGTCTCGCTCGCCGTGCCCGGGCCGGGCCGGTACGCCCTCTGGGCGATCGGGGTGGTTCTCGACCTGCTCGGGCCCACCCTCGCGGCCCGGGTCCCGGACGCGCCGCCGCTGCACATGGAGCATCTGCCGGACCGGTTCGGGCTCTTCGTCATCCTGGTGCTCGGCGAGTCGGTGGCGGCGACCGTGGTCGGCCTGCGCGACGGGCACTGGGCGGCCGAGGTGGTGCTCGCGGCGATCTGCGGATTCCTGGCCGCGGCCGCGCTCTGGTGGTCGTACTTCGATCTCTCCGGCGGGGCCGCGAAGCGCCGCCTGGTCCAGGAGGGCGACGGCGGCACCCACCAGGGCGTCCACGACTTCTACGTGTACGCCCACCTGCCGGTCGCGGTGAGCCTGGCGGCCGTGGCGGTCGGGCTGGAACACGCGATCCTGCACGGCGCGGAGGAGCACCTGCCGCTCGGCACCCGGGCCGTCCTCGGCGCCGGTCTGGCCGGCTACCTGCTCAGCGCCGCGGTGATCCAGGGCGTGCTGTCCCGGCGGTGGCGGGCCGTGCTGCTCTGGCCCGGCCTGGGCGTGCCGCTGGTGCTCGCGGTCAGCCTGCTGCCCGGGCTCTCGCCGGTGGCGATGGTGGCGCTCTGCGCGACGGTCCTGATCGGCGGGGTGATCACCGGCGTGGTCCAGCACCGGGCCGGCGAGATCCGGGTGGCCAAAGTCTGA
- a CDS encoding DUF4331 domain-containing protein, producing MRIVPSTPRRRLLSVAALGASAALVATLAPLQGHASSHREAPLIASTPSLDNTDLYAFVSPDQPDTVTMVANWQPFEEANGGPNFYPFAAGTAYDLNIDNNGDAKPDITYRWTFTTTYQDSGMFLYNTGQVTSLTDPDLNLRQTYRLERITPAGTKLILAAAPVAPSFTGTASMPDYPALSNAAITSAGTGSKSFAGQADDPFFADLRIFDLLYGGDLSKVGQDTLKGYNVNTIALRVPKANLAFKGDAMRNPVVGIWSTTSRIGADMTGKPGKPQQVSRLGMPLVNEVVLPVNRKNLFNASPPEKDAQFGKYVLNPGVPKLIDAIYHIPAPKTPRTDLAEVFLTGVCKECGGPVPAELNSQLLNKDVNKKMFAPSEQLRLNMAVPPAETPNRLGVVGGDLAGFPNGRRLADDVIDVTLQAAEGILLPNPPDAVKTLGDGVDANSAGFRHRFPYIQLPNQVSVNQP from the coding sequence ATGAGAATCGTCCCGTCCACTCCACGCCGAAGGTTGCTCTCGGTCGCCGCGCTCGGCGCCTCGGCCGCCCTGGTGGCCACGCTCGCGCCGCTCCAGGGTCACGCGTCCTCCCACCGCGAGGCGCCCCTGATCGCGAGCACGCCGAGCCTGGACAACACCGACCTGTACGCGTTCGTCAGCCCGGACCAGCCGGACACCGTCACCATGGTGGCGAACTGGCAGCCGTTCGAGGAGGCGAACGGCGGCCCGAACTTCTACCCGTTCGCGGCCGGGACCGCGTACGACCTCAACATCGACAACAACGGCGACGCCAAACCGGACATCACCTACCGCTGGACGTTCACCACGACGTACCAGGACTCCGGGATGTTCCTGTACAACACCGGCCAGGTCACCTCGCTGACCGACCCGGACCTCAACCTCCGGCAGACCTACCGGCTGGAGCGGATCACCCCCGCCGGGACGAAGCTGATCCTGGCCGCCGCGCCGGTCGCGCCGTCGTTCACCGGCACCGCGTCGATGCCGGACTACCCGGCGCTGTCCAATGCCGCGATCACCTCCGCGGGGACCGGATCCAAGTCGTTCGCCGGCCAGGCCGACGACCCGTTCTTCGCCGACCTGCGGATCTTCGACCTGCTCTACGGCGGTGACCTGAGCAAGGTCGGTCAGGACACCCTGAAGGGCTACAACGTCAACACCATCGCCCTGCGGGTGCCGAAGGCCAACCTGGCGTTCAAGGGCGACGCCATGCGCAACCCGGTCGTCGGCATCTGGTCGACCACCTCGCGGATCGGCGCGGACATGACCGGCAAGCCCGGTAAGCCGCAGCAGGTGTCGCGGCTGGGCATGCCGCTGGTGAACGAGGTCGTCCTGCCGGTGAACCGCAAGAACCTGTTCAACGCCAGCCCGCCGGAGAAGGACGCCCAGTTCGGCAAGTACGTCCTCAATCCCGGCGTGCCGAAGCTGATCGACGCGATCTACCACATCCCGGCGCCGAAGACCCCGCGGACGGATCTGGCCGAGGTGTTCCTGACCGGTGTCTGCAAGGAGTGCGGCGGCCCGGTGCCCGCCGAGCTGAACTCGCAGCTGCTGAACAAGGACGTCAACAAGAAGATGTTCGCCCCGAGCGAGCAGCTGCGCCTCAACATGGCGGTGCCGCCGGCCGAGACCCCGAACCGGCTCGGCGTGGTCGGCGGTGACCTGGCCGGCTTCCCGAACGGGCGGCGCCTGGCCGACGACGTCATCGACGTGACGCTGCAGGCCGCCGAGGGCATCCTGCTGCCGAACCCGCCGGACGCGGTCAAGACCCTGGGTGACGGGGTCGACGCCAACAGCGCGGGCTTCCGGCACCGGTTCCCGTACATCCAGTTGCCGAATCAGGTCAGCGTGAATCAGCCGTGA
- a CDS encoding YbaB/EbfC family nucleoid-associated protein: MGDYSNFSPESSDSSGFVSADAADGRVWVELDSDGRLSDLYLDPRVSYLPLEELRAALIAAFTAAQDQVQDQTGKTTSRYGAAVAPERLRNALAEASDTAERRFAEISTALNDLNRRAARPW, translated from the coding sequence GTGGGGGACTATTCGAACTTCTCGCCGGAGTCGTCGGACTCATCCGGCTTCGTGTCCGCCGATGCCGCTGACGGCCGGGTCTGGGTCGAACTCGACTCCGACGGCCGGCTCAGCGATCTCTACCTGGACCCGCGGGTGTCGTACCTGCCGCTGGAGGAGCTGCGCGCGGCGCTGATCGCGGCCTTCACCGCGGCCCAGGACCAGGTCCAGGACCAAACCGGGAAAACCACTTCCCGGTACGGCGCGGCGGTCGCCCCGGAACGGCTCCGGAACGCGCTCGCCGAGGCGTCGGACACCGCGGAACGCCGGTTCGCCGAGATCTCCACCGCCCTGAACGACCTCAACCGGCGGGCGGCCCGGCCGTGGTGA
- a CDS encoding nickel/cobalt transporter has product MIRRGFGLLLLGVLGALLSGTAAQAHPLGNFTTNQYAGLRVTGAGVDVDFVLDLAELPAYQARTTEIDTDRDGTSSPAERDAWAARTCTAAAGASTVTVGDRSPRLTAEPAGLTFPAGAGGLTTLRLGCVLHADARIGAATTVGYRSTLFADRIGWREITAVGDRYTITRSDVPAGTISGRLTAYPSGVVSSDVREATFSVRPGGPAATAPFPVTGTTPSRGADRLTLWFTGLIGHPELTLGVGVLAFLIAVLLGGAHAVAPGHGKTIMAAYLVGSRGRAAHALTVAGAVAVTHTAGVLALGLLFATSLQFAPDAMYGWLRVVSGLLVTVVGLHLLYRAVRRMRAHPAHHHHHDQLILAGHHHEHTHGHSHSHGGATHTHYVPEPDEPLRIRPLLAMGFAGGLSPSPSAVVVLLGAAALGRAWYGVLLVLAYGIGLAATLTGVGFALAHWGERLRAAGSGRWSAVLTRRLPVATAAVIVVVGLGMTLLAAPSTWR; this is encoded by the coding sequence GTGATCCGCAGAGGTTTCGGCCTGCTCCTGCTCGGTGTGCTGGGCGCGCTGCTGTCCGGCACCGCGGCGCAGGCCCATCCGCTCGGCAACTTCACCACCAACCAGTACGCGGGGTTGCGGGTCACCGGTGCCGGCGTGGACGTCGACTTCGTGCTCGACCTGGCCGAACTGCCCGCGTACCAGGCCCGGACGACCGAGATCGACACCGACCGGGACGGGACGAGTTCCCCGGCCGAGCGGGACGCCTGGGCCGCGCGTACCTGCACCGCGGCGGCCGGCGCGAGCACGGTGACGGTCGGGGACCGGAGTCCGCGGCTCACCGCCGAGCCGGCCGGGCTGACGTTCCCGGCGGGCGCGGGCGGGCTCACCACGCTGCGGCTGGGGTGTGTCCTGCACGCGGACGCGCGGATCGGGGCCGCGACCACGGTCGGTTACCGCAGCACGCTGTTCGCCGACCGGATCGGCTGGCGGGAGATCACCGCGGTCGGGGACCGGTACACCATCACCCGGTCGGACGTGCCGGCCGGGACGATCAGCGGGCGGCTCACGGCGTACCCGAGCGGGGTGGTCTCCTCCGATGTCCGGGAAGCCACGTTCAGCGTGCGGCCCGGTGGGCCGGCCGCCACCGCGCCGTTCCCGGTGACCGGCACGACGCCGAGCCGCGGCGCGGACCGGCTCACGCTCTGGTTCACCGGGCTGATCGGGCATCCCGAGCTGACCCTGGGCGTCGGGGTGCTCGCGTTCCTGATCGCGGTGCTGCTGGGCGGCGCGCACGCCGTCGCGCCCGGGCACGGCAAGACCATCATGGCGGCCTACCTGGTCGGTTCGCGGGGGCGGGCGGCGCACGCACTGACCGTGGCCGGCGCGGTCGCGGTCACCCACACCGCCGGGGTGCTCGCGCTCGGCCTGCTGTTCGCCACGTCGCTGCAGTTCGCGCCGGACGCCATGTACGGATGGCTGCGCGTGGTCAGCGGGCTGCTCGTCACCGTGGTCGGCCTGCACCTGCTGTACCGGGCGGTCCGCCGGATGCGCGCCCACCCCGCGCACCATCACCACCACGACCAGCTGATCCTGGCGGGCCACCACCACGAGCACACGCACGGTCACAGCCACAGTCACGGCGGTGCCACGCACACCCACTACGTGCCGGAGCCCGACGAGCCGCTGCGGATCCGGCCGCTGCTGGCCATGGGGTTCGCCGGCGGCCTGTCGCCCAGCCCGTCCGCGGTGGTGGTCCTGCTCGGCGCGGCCGCGCTCGGCCGCGCCTGGTACGGCGTGCTCCTGGTGCTGGCCTACGGCATCGGCCTGGCCGCCACGCTCACCGGCGTCGGCTTCGCCCTGGCCCACTGGGGGGAGCGGCTGCGCGCGGCCGGCTCCGGGCGCTGGAGCGCGGTGCTGACCCGGCGGCTCCCGGTCGCCACCGCCGCGGTCATCGTCGTCGTCGGCCTCGGCATGACCCTGCTGGCGGCGCCGAGCACCTGGCGCTGA
- a CDS encoding DUF3455 domain-containing protein has protein sequence MFRTKRSRIRAFALTGSLVVAGGTIGAVTYNASAAETSVATSSAASNTNAVAPVTNAIPEAIRPPAGSRPIGAYVVVNGTQNYTCVVPAGATTGAYPATSTPEAQLLGTGGRIHHFAGPSWQSLRDNSLVTAKKLKESPRTGTIAELLLEVTSHSGKGVLSKADFISRLYTSGGVKPEGTCTTGESKAVPYKALYVFWDDPATPAI, from the coding sequence ATGTTCCGTACCAAACGTTCCCGGATCCGTGCGTTCGCGCTGACCGGGAGCCTCGTGGTCGCCGGGGGCACCATCGGCGCGGTCACGTACAACGCCTCGGCCGCGGAGACCTCCGTGGCCACCTCGTCCGCCGCGTCCAACACGAACGCGGTCGCACCGGTCACCAACGCGATCCCGGAGGCGATCCGCCCGCCGGCCGGCTCCCGCCCGATCGGGGCGTACGTGGTCGTCAACGGCACCCAGAACTACACCTGCGTGGTCCCGGCCGGCGCCACCACCGGCGCCTACCCGGCCACCTCGACGCCCGAGGCGCAGCTGCTCGGCACCGGCGGCCGGATCCACCACTTCGCCGGCCCGAGCTGGCAGTCGCTCCGCGACAACTCCCTGGTCACGGCGAAGAAGCTGAAGGAGTCGCCGCGCACCGGCACGATCGCCGAGCTGCTGCTCGAGGTCACCAGCCACTCCGGCAAGGGCGTGCTGAGCAAGGCCGACTTCATCAGCCGCCTGTACACCTCGGGCGGCGTCAAGCCGGAGGGCACCTGCACCACCGGCGAGTCCAAAGCCGTCCCGTACAAGGCCCTCTACGTCTTCTGGGACGACCCGGCCACCCCGGCAATCTGA